From a single Labrenzia sp. PHM005 genomic region:
- a CDS encoding cupin domain-containing protein, whose protein sequence is MSKELEGGITPNGEGFDGVKLNILGQTYYPKAWCETTFAFETNSEPGQFVPVHIHPTQDEFILVQEGELDLKLDGNWVKAKAGDLVRMPKGIPHGYFNKSDKPCRALFWVSPAGKLKELFDELHDMTDVEAVVRVSAEHDVDFLPPEAND, encoded by the coding sequence ATGTCTAAAGAACTGGAAGGTGGCATCACGCCAAACGGTGAAGGGTTTGACGGTGTTAAGCTGAATATCCTCGGACAAACCTATTATCCGAAAGCCTGGTGCGAAACGACGTTTGCTTTTGAGACGAATTCCGAGCCCGGCCAATTTGTTCCGGTGCACATCCATCCGACACAGGACGAGTTCATTCTGGTGCAAGAAGGTGAGTTGGACCTGAAACTTGATGGCAATTGGGTGAAGGCAAAGGCTGGCGACCTCGTCCGTATGCCCAAGGGCATTCCGCATGGATATTTCAACAAGTCGGACAAACCTTGCCGAGCGCTTTTCTGGGTGTCCCCAGCCGGCAAACTCAAGGAACTTTTTGACGAATTGCATGACATGACCGACGTCGAAGCCGTGGTTCGTGTTTCTGCAGAACATGATGTGGACTTCCTGCCGCCGGAAGCCAACGACTAA
- a CDS encoding acyl-CoA dehydrogenase family protein, whose translation MADKSFLSWPFLDDRHRQMAEELEAFAADLHVDHSDTDQACRSLVKELGKAGWLQPTASENGAPLDVRTLCLSREILARHDGLADFAFAMQGLGTGALSLFGTPEQKAAWLPKTRSGEAISAFALTEPQSGSDVANSTMTATDDGDSYVLNGEKTWISNGGIADIYTLFARTGEAPGAKGLSAFVVTPDLPGFEVAERLDTIAPHPLATLRFTDCRVKKSDLIGKPGEGFKIAMSVLDIFRSTVAAAALGFARRALDEALERVTTRQIQGAPLADLQMVQGHLADMALDVDAAALLIYRAAWAKDSGAPRVTREAAMAKLFATEQAQQVIDKAVQLHGGDGVRSGEAVEKLYREIRALRIYEGATDVQKIVIARQTLGAFAAAGANQGIS comes from the coding sequence ATGGCAGACAAAAGCTTTCTTTCCTGGCCGTTCCTCGATGACCGGCACCGCCAGATGGCAGAGGAGCTTGAGGCCTTTGCCGCCGATCTCCATGTTGATCATTCCGACACCGATCAGGCCTGCCGGTCTCTGGTGAAGGAGCTGGGTAAAGCCGGGTGGCTGCAGCCGACCGCATCTGAAAACGGCGCACCGCTGGATGTCCGGACTCTGTGCCTGTCACGAGAGATCCTGGCGCGTCATGACGGGCTGGCCGACTTCGCCTTTGCCATGCAGGGGCTCGGCACAGGTGCTCTATCCTTGTTCGGTACGCCGGAACAAAAAGCGGCCTGGTTGCCGAAGACAAGGTCCGGAGAAGCGATTTCCGCCTTTGCCTTGACCGAGCCTCAATCGGGATCAGATGTCGCCAACTCGACTATGACCGCGACGGACGACGGCGACAGTTATGTTCTGAACGGCGAGAAAACCTGGATTTCCAACGGTGGCATTGCCGATATCTATACGCTGTTCGCCCGCACGGGCGAGGCGCCGGGCGCCAAGGGCCTATCTGCTTTTGTCGTTACACCGGACCTTCCTGGTTTTGAGGTCGCTGAACGGCTTGACACCATTGCTCCGCATCCGCTCGCGACTCTGCGCTTCACTGATTGCCGGGTGAAAAAATCGGACCTTATCGGCAAGCCCGGCGAAGGCTTCAAGATCGCCATGTCTGTGCTCGATATCTTCCGCTCCACGGTTGCCGCTGCGGCTCTCGGATTTGCCCGCAGGGCGTTGGATGAGGCGCTTGAGCGGGTCACCACGCGCCAGATCCAGGGCGCGCCTTTGGCCGATCTTCAGATGGTGCAGGGACATTTGGCCGATATGGCGCTGGACGTGGATGCTGCCGCCCTGCTGATTTACCGCGCGGCTTGGGCCAAGGACAGCGGCGCTCCGCGGGTTACCCGCGAAGCGGCTATGGCCAAGCTTTTTGCCACCGAACAGGCACAGCAGGTGATCGACAAGGCCGTTCAGCTACACGGGGGTGACGGCGTGCGCTCAGGCGAGGCTGTTGAAAAGCTCTACCGCGAGATCCGCGCGCTACGCATTTATGAGGGCGCCACGGACGTCCAGAAAATCGTCATCGCGCGTCAGACGCTTGGTGCCTTTGCTGCCGCTGGCGCGAACCAGGGAATTTCATAA